One stretch of Pigmentiphaga aceris DNA includes these proteins:
- a CDS encoding GGDEF domain-containing protein, giving the protein MFEQSNGILSPYDVYAYPVILTLLVTSVCMLLIRNRPKLHRAAEYLAFGGLAIYIVIGLQYFILRPDANSIYAVANTLQWMPILYIAGFAFFPKWQAIIGCAAVFLLSSVTPLGVLLFGRDPGWDLHVGALLVNGYASHLLVLLCMSMMVALRTQISKVSEHARLMENAAYTDDLTGTANRRGMERVLQERGNQLMRPVALLLFDIDHFKLVNDRFGHRIGDEVLASIAQLIKSQLRPGDTIYRWGGEEFLVVASGTGFEAARSLAERVRHIVSASVHPVAGTATVSVGVSTCSGGESLEVALQLADEALYLAKEQGRNRVSTR; this is encoded by the coding sequence GTGTTCGAGCAGTCGAACGGCATTTTGTCGCCCTACGACGTCTATGCCTATCCGGTCATTCTGACCCTGCTGGTCACCAGCGTGTGCATGCTGCTGATCCGAAACCGTCCGAAGCTGCATCGCGCTGCTGAATACCTGGCCTTCGGTGGCTTGGCGATCTACATCGTGATCGGCCTGCAGTACTTCATCCTCCGGCCCGACGCCAACAGCATCTACGCAGTCGCCAACACCTTGCAGTGGATGCCGATTCTGTACATCGCGGGCTTTGCGTTTTTCCCCAAGTGGCAGGCCATCATCGGTTGCGCGGCCGTGTTCCTGCTGTCTTCGGTCACGCCACTGGGCGTGCTGTTGTTCGGGCGGGACCCAGGCTGGGATCTGCATGTGGGGGCGCTGCTGGTCAATGGATATGCGTCGCACCTGTTGGTGTTGCTGTGTATGTCGATGATGGTGGCGCTGCGCACCCAGATCAGCAAGGTGTCCGAGCATGCCAGGTTGATGGAAAACGCCGCTTATACCGACGATCTGACAGGTACCGCCAACCGTCGCGGCATGGAGCGTGTGCTGCAGGAACGTGGCAACCAATTGATGCGCCCGGTTGCCTTGCTGCTGTTCGACATCGACCATTTCAAGCTCGTCAACGATCGGTTCGGTCACCGGATTGGCGACGAAGTGCTGGCGTCGATTGCCCAACTGATCAAAAGCCAGTTGCGTCCCGGTGACACGATTTACCGCTGGGGTGGTGAGGAGTTTCTGGTGGTCGCCAGCGGTACCGGCTTCGAGGCTGCCCGCAGCCTGGCGGAACGCGTGAGACACATCGTCAGCGCATCGGTGCACCCGGTGGCAGGCACGGCCACGGTCAGCGTGGGTGTCAGCACCTGCTCGGGGGGCGAATCACTGGAAGTGGCTTTGCAGCTGGCCGATGAGGCGCTGTACTTGGCCAAGGAGCAGGGACGCAACCGCGTGTCCACACGCTGA
- a CDS encoding tripartite tricarboxylate transporter permease, translating to MELFDNLLLGLSTALQWNNLLYCLFGVLVGTAIGVLPGIGPIPTVALLLPFTFGMEPSSAFIMLAGIFYGAQYGGSTTAILVNVPGETSSVVTCLDGHQMAQKGQAGLALAIAAISSFFAGTVATLVIAMMAAPLATLALKFTAVEYFSLLVLGLIAAVVLAHGSVVRALAMVVLGLLLGSVGIDVSSGISRMTFGLPELGDGLDFVPIAMGLFGLGEIIASLGRPQGRPVVVASRIRDLMPSWKQLREAFPAMVRGTSIGSMLGVLPGGGAALPPFTAYALEKKLAKDPSRFGKGAIEGVAGPEAANNAGAQTSFIPLLTLGIPANALMALMVGALMMHGIQPGPQIMTEQPVLVWGVIASMWVGNLMLLVINLPLIGIWVRMLKIPYRLMFPSIVLFCCIGTYGIANNMFNVWMMLGFAVVGYFFIKVGVEAAPLLLGLVLGPQLEENFRRAMLLSDGDFTVFVRSPISAVILAVVFVLLLAMLSPAILRKREEAFVE from the coding sequence ATGGAACTCTTTGATAACTTGCTGCTGGGGCTGAGTACCGCCCTCCAGTGGAACAATTTGCTGTATTGCCTGTTCGGCGTTCTGGTTGGAACGGCGATCGGCGTATTGCCCGGTATTGGCCCGATTCCGACGGTAGCGCTGTTGCTGCCGTTCACCTTCGGCATGGAACCGTCCAGCGCGTTCATCATGCTGGCTGGCATCTTCTACGGCGCGCAGTACGGTGGGTCGACGACTGCGATTCTGGTCAACGTGCCGGGGGAAACCTCGTCGGTGGTGACCTGCCTTGACGGTCACCAGATGGCGCAGAAGGGCCAGGCTGGCCTGGCGCTGGCAATCGCGGCGATCTCTTCGTTCTTCGCCGGTACGGTCGCGACGCTGGTCATCGCCATGATGGCCGCACCGCTGGCGACGCTGGCGCTGAAATTCACAGCGGTCGAGTACTTCAGTCTATTGGTGCTGGGCTTGATTGCCGCGGTGGTGCTGGCGCATGGATCGGTCGTCCGCGCGTTGGCCATGGTGGTGCTCGGTCTGCTGCTGGGCTCGGTGGGTATCGACGTGTCTTCCGGTATTTCGCGGATGACCTTCGGTCTGCCTGAACTGGGTGACGGTCTGGACTTCGTGCCGATCGCCATGGGCTTGTTCGGTCTGGGTGAAATCATTGCCAGCCTGGGACGTCCGCAAGGGCGTCCGGTGGTGGTGGCCTCGCGTATCCGTGACCTGATGCCGAGCTGGAAACAACTGCGCGAAGCCTTCCCCGCGATGGTGCGCGGTACGTCCATCGGTTCAATGCTGGGCGTGCTGCCGGGTGGCGGTGCCGCACTGCCGCCGTTCACGGCCTACGCGCTGGAAAAGAAGCTGGCGAAAGACCCCTCGCGTTTCGGCAAGGGTGCGATTGAAGGTGTTGCAGGTCCGGAAGCGGCGAACAATGCCGGTGCCCAGACCAGCTTCATCCCGCTGCTGACGCTTGGCATTCCGGCCAATGCACTGATGGCACTGATGGTCGGTGCGCTGATGATGCACGGCATTCAGCCCGGTCCGCAGATCATGACCGAGCAACCCGTGCTGGTCTGGGGCGTGATTGCCAGCATGTGGGTGGGTAACCTGATGCTGCTGGTGATCAACCTGCCGCTGATCGGTATCTGGGTGCGCATGCTGAAGATCCCGTACCGTCTGATGTTCCCGTCGATCGTGCTGTTCTGCTGCATCGGCACCTACGGCATCGCCAACAACATGTTCAACGTGTGGATGATGCTGGGCTTTGCGGTGGTGGGTTACTTCTTCATCAAGGTCGGCGTGGAAGCGGCTCCGCTGCTGCTCGGTCTGGTGCTGGGTCCTCAGCTGGAAGAGAACTTCCGTCGCGCCATGCTCTTGTCGGACGGCGATTTCACCGTGTTCGTGCGCTCGCCCATCAGCGCTGTCATTCTGGCTGTGGTCTTCGTGCTGCTGTTGGCAATGCTGTCGCCGGCAATCTTGCGCAAGCGGGAAGAAGCCTTCGTGGAATAA
- a CDS encoding tripartite tricarboxylate transporter TctB family protein — protein MSHTPSSSNTATASPSILGNSDLLLGLFLCAVSGIALYSIRNLAFGTLTDMGAGFMPRVLAIGLLGFGVYFLALAAFKRAAQSIGPIELRPLLGVALSVGVFALTAGRFGLVVGSILTILVAGAASKESRWRELIIFSVAMSIGAVLLFVKGLALPVPVWPW, from the coding sequence ATGAGTCACACCCCCAGTAGTTCCAACACGGCAACCGCCTCGCCCAGCATCTTGGGTAACTCCGATTTGCTGCTGGGCTTGTTCCTGTGTGCAGTGTCCGGCATTGCCCTGTATTCCATTCGCAATCTCGCCTTCGGCACCCTGACCGATATGGGCGCGGGTTTCATGCCAAGGGTGCTGGCCATCGGCTTGCTTGGTTTTGGCGTGTATTTCCTGGCGCTCGCCGCCTTCAAGCGTGCGGCGCAATCCATTGGACCGATCGAGTTGCGTCCGCTGCTTGGCGTGGCGCTGTCGGTAGGCGTGTTTGCGCTGACCGCTGGCCGCTTCGGTCTGGTGGTCGGTTCGATCCTCACCATTCTGGTGGCCGGTGCTGCCAGCAAAGAATCGCGCTGGCGCGAGTTGATTATTTTCAGTGTGGCCATGTCGATCGGCGCAGTCTTGCTGTTCGTCAAGGGCTTGGCGCTGCCTGTTCCCGTTTGGCCCTGGTGA
- a CDS encoding Bug family tripartite tricarboxylate transporter substrate binding protein — MNKRLRKPALTTLAIAAGVVLGTVSFGAAAQNFERTVRIVVPYAPGGTSDTVARILAQPLGEALGQTVVVENKPGAAGNIGADSVAKAAKDGHTYLLADVGSLATAPALFPDLSYKLADLAPVSMVMFSPYVLAVNKDLPVKSVAELIDYAKANPGKLAVANSGVGGVNHIVAVSIAKQLGIEWKTVPYRGGSAATQAVVSGESKAIFNGATATLPFVVNGQMRGLAVSGDERIASIPDVPTFAQSKLPNADVGSWQGIVTTAGSPPALVNKFNAAVTEILKRPEVIDRIKQQGGKVIGGKPEELGTWLTTNAASWGKVIADAGIKAQ; from the coding sequence ATGAACAAGCGCCTTCGCAAGCCAGCACTTACGACCCTCGCAATCGCAGCCGGCGTCGTGCTCGGCACGGTTTCCTTTGGTGCCGCTGCACAGAACTTCGAGCGCACCGTCCGCATCGTTGTGCCCTATGCACCGGGTGGCACCTCTGACACCGTAGCGCGTATCCTGGCTCAACCGCTGGGCGAAGCCCTGGGCCAGACCGTTGTCGTGGAAAACAAGCCGGGCGCTGCTGGCAACATCGGCGCAGACAGCGTCGCCAAGGCGGCCAAGGACGGTCATACCTACCTGCTGGCCGACGTCGGCTCGCTGGCCACCGCACCGGCACTGTTCCCCGACCTGTCGTACAAGCTGGCCGATCTGGCCCCCGTGTCGATGGTGATGTTCTCGCCCTACGTCCTGGCCGTGAACAAAGACCTGCCCGTGAAGAGCGTGGCTGAACTGATCGACTACGCCAAGGCCAACCCGGGCAAGCTCGCGGTCGCCAATTCGGGCGTGGGCGGTGTGAACCACATCGTTGCGGTGTCGATTGCCAAGCAACTGGGCATCGAGTGGAAGACGGTTCCGTATCGCGGCGGTTCGGCAGCAACGCAAGCCGTGGTGTCCGGCGAAAGCAAGGCCATCTTCAACGGTGCCACCGCAACCTTGCCCTTCGTGGTCAATGGTCAGATGCGCGGCCTGGCCGTCAGCGGCGACGAGCGCATTGCCAGCATCCCCGACGTGCCCACCTTCGCACAGTCGAAGCTGCCCAATGCAGACGTCGGTTCGTGGCAAGGCATTGTGACCACCGCAGGCTCGCCGCCGGCACTGGTCAACAAGTTCAACGCAGCCGTTACCGAAATCCTGAAGCGCCCGGAAGTCATCGATCGCATCAAGCAACAGGGTGGCAAGGTCATCGGCGGCAAGCCCGAAGAGCTGGGCACCTGGCTGACCACCAATGCCGCTTCGTGGGGCAAGGTCATCGCCGACGCCGGCATCAAGGCTCAATAA
- a CDS encoding LysR family transcriptional regulator: protein MFEISHLRCFVAVADELHFGRAATRLNMTQPPLSRQIQLLEHALGAQLLDRANRRVRLTPLGRTFLPQAQRLLQFAEGAVESIQRAARGDAGTVTIGFTAASGYDFLPHVIHKLRTRLPEVSFVLKEAVTATQLEALASGRLDIALVRPPISPTRYLSRVVLREPMILALPAEHRLSGHEVIDLTEVGDEPVIGYSSEARYFHDLVHRLFSSAGALPNLVQQVSQIHSVLALVRTGLGVALVPEAARRLGFEGVVYRNLTPLTGNGAELFAAWRPGDEQPVVRRVLDIFLESPVG from the coding sequence ATGTTCGAAATCAGCCATCTTCGCTGTTTTGTTGCGGTTGCCGATGAATTGCACTTCGGTCGCGCCGCCACGCGTCTGAACATGACCCAGCCCCCGCTCAGTCGGCAGATTCAGCTGCTTGAGCACGCATTGGGTGCGCAGTTGCTGGATCGGGCCAATCGACGCGTCCGACTGACCCCGTTGGGGCGTACCTTTCTGCCGCAGGCGCAGCGCCTGCTGCAGTTTGCCGAAGGGGCGGTGGAGTCCATTCAGCGAGCCGCACGGGGCGATGCCGGTACGGTCACGATCGGGTTCACGGCGGCCTCCGGTTACGACTTCCTGCCGCACGTGATCCACAAGCTGCGCACCCGTCTGCCAGAGGTGTCGTTTGTGCTGAAGGAAGCGGTGACTGCCACGCAGCTGGAAGCACTGGCATCCGGTCGCCTGGACATTGCGCTGGTGCGTCCGCCGATCAGTCCGACGCGCTACCTGTCCCGGGTGGTGCTGCGTGAGCCGATGATTCTTGCGCTGCCCGCCGAGCACCGTTTGTCGGGTCATGAAGTCATTGACCTGACCGAAGTCGGTGACGAACCTGTTATCGGCTATTCATCAGAAGCCAGGTATTTTCACGACCTGGTGCATCGACTTTTTTCCAGTGCGGGCGCACTGCCGAACCTGGTTCAACAGGTCAGTCAGATCCACTCCGTACTGGCATTGGTCCGTACCGGCCTGGGGGTGGCCCTGGTGCCGGAAGCCGCGCGGCGACTGGGGTTTGAAGGGGTGGTGTACCGGAATCTGACGCCGCTGACGGGCAACGGGGCCGAACTTTTTGCCGCGTGGCGGCCGGGCGATGAGCAGCCCGTGGTGCGTCGCGTGCTGGATATCTTTTTGGAATCACCAGTGGGCTAG
- the pnp gene encoding polyribonucleotide nucleotidyltransferase, which produces MFNKVTKSFQYGQHTVTLETGEIARQASGAVVVSIEDTVVLATVVARTSAKPGQDFFPLTVDYIEKTYAAGRIPGGFFKREGKPSEKETLTSRLIDRPLRPLFPEGFYNEVQVVIHTLSVNPEIDPDIAAMIGASAALAISGIPFNGPIGAARVGYIDGQYVVNPTASQLKTSDLDLIVAGTESAVLMVESEAKQLSEEVMLGGVVFGHEQSQAVINAIHDLVAEAGKPEWEWTAPAKNEPLIAKVKELAQAGLEAAYQTREKQARTVQLRALTTTVKAQLAEQAAAAGESTPDNVLVDNILFDIEAQIVRGQILAGEPRIDGRDTRTVRPIEIRLGVLPRAHGSALFTRGETQALVIATLGTKQDEQIIDALMGEYRDRFMLHYNMPPFATGETGRIGVPKRREIGHGRLAKRSLVSLLPEPADFQYTIRLVSEITESNGSSSMASVCGGSLAMMDAGVPVKDHVAGVAMGLIKDGGKFAVLTDILGDEDHLGDMDFKVAGTVNGVTALQMDIKIQGITKDIMQVALAQAREGRLTILEKMREALGSAHGELSQFAPRMLSMKINPEKIRDVIGKGGATIRALTEETGTQIDISDDGTIVISSADLDRAREAQRRIADLTADVEVGQVYEGSVLRLLDFGAIVQVLPGRDGLLHISEIANHRIANINDVLKVGQQVRVKVIEADDKGRLRLSIKAIAPLAAPEAAPAAPAQE; this is translated from the coding sequence TTGTTCAATAAAGTCACGAAATCATTCCAGTACGGCCAGCACACCGTCACCCTCGAAACCGGCGAAATCGCTCGCCAGGCTTCGGGTGCTGTGGTGGTCTCTATCGAAGACACCGTGGTGCTCGCCACCGTGGTCGCACGCACCAGCGCCAAGCCCGGCCAGGACTTCTTCCCCCTGACCGTCGACTACATCGAAAAGACCTACGCAGCCGGCCGCATTCCGGGTGGTTTCTTCAAGCGTGAAGGCAAGCCTTCCGAAAAGGAAACCCTGACCTCGCGCCTGATCGACCGTCCGCTGCGTCCGCTGTTCCCGGAAGGCTTCTACAACGAAGTCCAGGTGGTGATCCACACCCTGTCCGTGAACCCGGAAATCGACCCCGACATCGCTGCGATGATCGGTGCATCGGCTGCGCTGGCCATCTCGGGCATTCCGTTCAACGGCCCGATCGGTGCCGCACGCGTGGGTTACATCGACGGCCAGTACGTCGTGAACCCGACCGCTTCGCAACTGAAGACCTCTGACCTGGACCTGATCGTTGCCGGTACCGAATCCGCCGTGCTGATGGTGGAATCGGAAGCCAAGCAGCTGTCGGAAGAAGTGATGCTGGGCGGTGTGGTGTTCGGTCACGAACAATCGCAAGCCGTCATCAATGCCATTCACGACCTGGTTGCCGAAGCCGGCAAGCCGGAATGGGAATGGACCGCTCCGGCCAAGAACGAGCCCCTGATCGCCAAGGTCAAGGAACTCGCGCAAGCTGGTCTGGAAGCCGCTTACCAAACCCGCGAAAAGCAAGCTCGCACCGTGCAACTGCGCGCCCTGACCACCACGGTCAAGGCTCAGCTGGCCGAGCAAGCTGCTGCCGCCGGTGAATCCACCCCGGACAACGTCCTGGTCGACAACATCCTGTTCGACATCGAAGCGCAAATCGTCCGTGGCCAGATCCTGGCTGGCGAGCCGCGTATTGACGGTCGCGACACCCGCACCGTTCGCCCGATCGAAATCCGTCTGGGCGTGCTGCCGCGCGCACACGGCTCGGCGCTGTTCACCCGTGGTGAAACGCAGGCCCTGGTGATCGCCACCCTGGGTACCAAGCAAGACGAGCAGATCATCGACGCCCTGATGGGCGAGTACCGTGACCGCTTCATGCTGCACTACAACATGCCTCCGTTCGCCACCGGCGAAACCGGTCGCATCGGCGTGCCGAAGCGTCGCGAAATCGGCCACGGCCGTTTGGCCAAGCGTTCGCTGGTGTCCTTGCTGCCGGAACCGGCAGACTTCCAGTACACCATTCGCCTGGTGTCGGAAATCACCGAATCGAACGGTTCCTCGTCAATGGCATCGGTCTGCGGCGGCTCGCTCGCCATGATGGACGCAGGCGTCCCCGTCAAGGATCACGTGGCCGGTGTGGCCATGGGCCTGATCAAGGACGGCGGCAAGTTCGCCGTGCTGACCGACATTCTGGGTGACGAAGATCACCTGGGCGACATGGACTTCAAGGTTGCCGGTACCGTCAATGGCGTGACCGCACTGCAGATGGACATCAAGATCCAGGGCATCACCAAGGACATCATGCAGGTCGCGCTGGCACAAGCCCGCGAAGGCCGCCTGACCATCCTGGAAAAGATGCGCGAAGCCCTGGGCTCGGCCCACGGTGAACTGTCGCAGTTCGCCCCGCGCATGCTGTCGATGAAGATCAACCCGGAAAAGATCCGTGACGTGATCGGCAAGGGTGGCGCAACCATCCGTGCACTGACGGAAGAAACCGGCACCCAGATCGACATCTCGGATGACGGCACCATCGTCATCTCCAGCGCCGATCTGGACCGTGCCCGCGAAGCACAACGTCGCATCGCCGACCTGACCGCTGACGTCGAAGTCGGCCAGGTCTACGAAGGCAGCGTGCTGCGTCTGCTGGACTTCGGTGCCATCGTGCAAGTGCTGCCGGGCCGTGACGGCTTGCTGCACATCTCGGAAATCGCCAACCACCGCATCGCGAACATCAACGATGTGCTGAAGGTCGGCCAGCAAGTCCGCGTCAAGGTCATCGAGGCTGACGACAAGGGCCGTCTGCGTCTGTCGATCAAGGCGATTGCACCGCTGGCTGCCCCGGAAGCGGCACCGGCTGCCCCGGCACAGGAATAA
- the rpsO gene encoding 30S ribosomal protein S15 — protein sequence MSVANIDKANIVSQYQRAQGDTGSPEVQVALLTARINELTGHFKEHVKDHHSRRGLLRMVSRRRKLLDYLKRRNADAYRGLIEKLGLRK from the coding sequence ATGTCTGTAGCAAACATCGACAAGGCGAACATCGTTTCGCAATACCAACGCGCCCAAGGCGACACCGGTTCGCCGGAAGTCCAGGTCGCACTGCTGACCGCTCGCATCAACGAGCTGACCGGTCACTTCAAAGAACACGTCAAGGATCACCACTCGCGTCGCGGTCTGCTGCGCATGGTGAGCCGTCGCCGCAAGCTGCTGGACTACCTGAAGCGTCGCAACGCCGATGCGTACCGTGGTCTGATCGAGAAGCTCGGCCTGCGTAAGTAA
- a CDS encoding YbaN family protein: protein MSQRKEDLVNVPADNSAVVASSAPNVGQDGAHPSKTPPETNLPDAKPAHPAVRWLWLILAYVSLGLAVIAVFLPGIPSTEFVLLAAWAASKGSPRLRAWLLRHRLFGPIIHNWHNGRVVTRRAKLGASLSMSVALGIMLWTLPDHRILVAVLAVGMACGAAWMWSRPERVRDA from the coding sequence GTGTCGCAGCGTAAGGAAGATCTCGTCAACGTGCCTGCCGACAATTCTGCGGTGGTGGCTTCGTCTGCGCCGAACGTCGGGCAAGATGGTGCGCATCCATCAAAAACCCCGCCAGAAACCAATCTGCCGGACGCCAAGCCGGCGCACCCAGCCGTTCGCTGGCTGTGGCTGATTCTTGCCTATGTCAGCCTGGGGCTGGCGGTGATCGCTGTCTTTCTGCCGGGTATTCCCAGTACCGAATTCGTGTTGCTGGCGGCGTGGGCGGCCAGCAAGGGTTCGCCACGGCTGCGTGCCTGGTTGCTCAGGCATCGCCTGTTTGGCCCGATCATCCACAATTGGCACAACGGGCGCGTGGTAACCCGGCGTGCCAAGCTGGGTGCCAGCCTGAGCATGAGTGTGGCGCTTGGCATCATGCTGTGGACCTTGCCGGATCATCGCATTCTGGTTGCGGTGCTGGCAGTGGGCATGGCCTGCGGCGCTGCCTGGATGTGGTCGCGGCCAGAGCGGGTGCGGGATGCCTGA
- a CDS encoding GTPase/DUF3482 domain-containing protein yields MSEALRIAVVGHTNTGKTSLLRTLARDRDFGEVADRPGVTRHVEGVHLMVKGERVLTLYDTPGVEDAIALLAYLERLDTRPLDGLAQRPDGPARIARFLDTPEAKGRFEQEAKVVRQLLASDAALYVVDARDPVLPKHRDELLILGACARPLLPVLNFIAQPESRASEWRETLARLGLHAIVEFDAAVPAEDGEARLYTRLATLLDARAEAITRSLIDDLALQKQNRFRAAAQRIADLLIDTAALRRRVQGDAAAVEAALKDLHDAVRAREQAAVDALLSLYGFVASDYDSANLPLTEGRWETDLFHPQALKDTGVRVARGLVAGAGVGAVVDVMAGGLTLGVATLAGAAAGGAWEGLERVGRQAFDRVRGYRELTVGDEVLQVLALRQLSLARALARRGHASQTPLKLDADIEKVWRSGKLPEALHGARAHPTWSTLNGKVDASARRQQACDAIAASLLGAEPVAAS; encoded by the coding sequence TCGGCCTGGTGTCACGCGCCATGTCGAAGGTGTGCACCTGATGGTCAAGGGTGAGCGGGTGCTGACCTTGTATGACACCCCTGGTGTAGAAGATGCCATTGCTCTGCTTGCCTACCTTGAGCGCCTGGATACCCGCCCGCTGGACGGCCTGGCGCAACGCCCCGACGGCCCGGCACGCATTGCGCGTTTCTTGGATACGCCCGAAGCCAAAGGCCGTTTCGAGCAGGAAGCCAAGGTTGTCCGCCAGCTGCTGGCCAGTGACGCGGCCTTGTACGTGGTCGATGCGCGCGACCCGGTATTGCCCAAGCATCGCGACGAGCTGCTGATTCTGGGTGCTTGCGCACGCCCCCTGTTGCCCGTGTTGAACTTCATCGCCCAGCCAGAAAGCCGCGCAAGTGAATGGCGCGAGACGCTTGCCCGTCTGGGCTTGCATGCGATTGTGGAATTCGACGCCGCCGTGCCTGCCGAAGATGGCGAGGCACGGCTGTACACGCGTCTGGCAACCTTGCTGGACGCGCGGGCCGAGGCGATCACCCGCAGCTTGATCGACGACCTGGCGCTGCAGAAGCAGAACCGCTTTCGGGCGGCTGCGCAGCGCATTGCCGACTTGCTGATCGATACGGCGGCCTTGCGTCGTCGGGTGCAAGGCGATGCCGCCGCCGTGGAAGCCGCGCTCAAAGACCTGCACGACGCGGTGCGCGCGCGTGAGCAGGCGGCGGTCGATGCCTTGTTGTCCTTATATGGGTTTGTCGCCAGTGACTATGACTCGGCGAACTTGCCCTTGACCGAAGGTCGATGGGAAACCGATCTGTTTCATCCGCAAGCCTTGAAAGACACGGGTGTACGGGTGGCGCGTGGCCTGGTGGCGGGTGCGGGCGTGGGCGCAGTGGTCGATGTGATGGCGGGTGGCCTGACCTTGGGCGTGGCGACCTTGGCGGGTGCTGCGGCGGGTGGGGCCTGGGAAGGGCTTGAGCGGGTAGGGCGTCAGGCATTCGACCGGGTGCGCGGATACCGGGAGTTGACCGTGGGCGACGAGGTATTGCAGGTGTTGGCCTTGCGTCAGTTGTCGTTGGCCCGTGCGCTGGCGCGTCGAGGCCACGCCTCGCAAACCCCACTGAAACTGGATGCCGATATCGAAAAGGTCTGGCGCAGCGGCAAGCTGCCCGAGGCCTTGCATGGCGCGCGGGCGCATCCCACGTGGTCCACCTTGAATGGCAAGGTGGACGCCAGCGCGCGCCGCCAACAGGCTTGTGATGCGATTGCTGCAAGCTTGCTGGGTGCCGAGCCGGTGGCGGCGTCGTGA